The following coding sequences lie in one Arabidopsis thaliana chromosome 3, partial sequence genomic window:
- a CDS encoding uncharacterized protein (unknown protein; BEST Arabidopsis thaliana protein match is: unknown protein (TAIR:AT5G06280.3); Has 24 Blast hits to 24 proteins in 7 species: Archae - 0; Bacteria - 0; Metazoa - 0; Fungi - 0; Plants - 24; Viruses - 0; Other Eukaryotes - 0 (source: NCBI BLink).), with amino-acid sequence MEAENLMNLSLLQRRNGAVSQTLDLELVSVNKSSEDPLPCYTSLKDILPSSSTTVDSPAISFAVASAVSGPTITIRNRLVKQAACSYLQPSTPTPSSNPSFLRRVSSSFIRLVSAFFDALLRIFPSPQKIFRA; translated from the coding sequence atggaAGCTGAGAATTTGAtgaatctttctcttctccaacGCAGAAACGGCGCCGTTTCACAAACCCTAGATTTAGAGCTCGTGTCCGTCAACAAATCCTCCGAGGATCCTCTTCCATGTTACACTTCCCTCAAAGACATCCTCccttcctcctccaccaccgtcGATTCCCCCGCCATATCCTTTGCTGTCGCCTCCGCTGTATCAGGTCCCACCATCACGATCCGCAATCGCCTTGTAAAGCAAGCTGCTTGCTCCTACCTTCAGCCTTCTACTCCAACTCCTTCCTCCAACCCTTCATTCCTCCGCCGtgtctcctcctccttcatcCGCCTCGTCTCCGCCTTCTTTGATGCTCTCCTCCGCATCTTCCCATCTCCTCAGAAAATCTTTAGGGCTTAG
- the OFP6 gene encoding ovate family protein 6 (ovate family protein 6 (OFP6); CONTAINS InterPro DOMAIN/s: Protein of unknown function DUF623 (InterPro:IPR006458); BEST Arabidopsis thaliana protein match is: Ovate family protein (TAIR:AT2G36026.1); Has 453 Blast hits to 451 proteins in 20 species: Archae - 0; Bacteria - 0; Metazoa - 0; Fungi - 0; Plants - 453; Viruses - 0; Other Eukaryotes - 0 (source: NCBI BLink).), translated as MATKSKKKILKTVSVVDISCGNCIKPTFASIFNFFSKKPKRPSSTYRHCHSSISSATPSSTPLATASVAVEKDSDDPYLDFRQSMLQMILENQIYSKDELRELLQCFLSLNSHYHHGIIVRAFSEIWEDVSSAAASAVEASPLITRHVSRASRDYYNYY; from the coding sequence ATGGCGActaaaagcaagaagaagatcctGAAGACTGTATCTGTTGTCGACATCAGCTGCGGCAACTGTATAAAACCAACTTTCGCCtctattttcaactttttctccaaaaagCCTAAACGTCCCTCGTCTACTTACCGTCACTGCCACTCCTCCATCTCCTCCGCCACACCCTCCTCCACGCCTTTGGCCACCGCATCCGTCGCCGTGGAGAAAGATTCTGACGATCCGTACCTAGATTTCCGGCAGTCTATGCTTCAAATGATACTAGAGAACCAGATTTACTCGAAAGATGAACTTAGAGAGCTTCTTCAATGTTTCCTCAGCCTCAATTCTCACTATCATCACGGCATCATCGTCCGTGCCTTCTCGGAAATATGGGAAGACGTTTCCTCCGCCGCTGCTTCCGCCGTCGAAGCGTCCCCTCTCATCACCCGTCATGTGTCACGTGCGTCACGTGATTACTATAACTATTACTAG